In Chromatiales bacterium, the genomic stretch CGCTTGATGGACTGCTTGATTGTCTTGAAGTTGGTCAGCGTACCGCCCAGCCACCGGTGACTGACATGGGGCATACCACAGCGGGTCGCCTGCGCCTTTACTGATTCGCTGGCCGAACGCTTGGTACCGACAAACAGCACCTTGCCGCCATTCGCCGCAAGCGAACTGACGAAGTTCGCCGCCTTGCGAAACATCGGTACCGTATGTTCGAGATTGATGATGTGGATGTTGTTGCGGGCGCCGAAAATATACGGGCCCATCTTCGGATTCCAGTAGCGAGTCTGGTGGCCAAAATGCACACCGGCCTCGAGCATCTGGCGCATGCTCACGTCAGTCATGGGAACTCCTCACAGTTTGGGTTCGAACCTCCGCGAACCCCATCCGGCAACCCTGGCTCCGCAGCAGGATTCCTGTACTGGAATCCCGACTTGGTTGGAGGGCACCCCGCCGGACGTGTCGGAACGCGTGTGGATTTCGTTGCCTCTAGGGCGCGCGCTTTATACCATACCGGGTTAGCGGCAACAACGCGCTCGCAGGGTCGTTCCTCTTCATTTGCCGGGGCCCGGCTCAGGGCTGCAGAAAGGAACGCATGGCCATTTCAATCAAGACCCCGGCTGAACAGGACGCAATGCGGCTGGCAGGGCGGCTCACCGCAGACGTCCTGGACATGATCGGGCCTTATGTACAGCCCGGGGTCAGCACAGACGAGATCGACCGCATCTGTCACGATTTTATTGTCAACGTGCAGCATGCGATACCCGCCCCCCTGAACTACCGCGGCTTCCCGAAATCCATCTGTACCTCGGTCAATCATGTGGTTTGCCACGGCATTCCGGGCGACCGGGTCCTGAAAAGCGGCGATATCGTCAATGTGGATATCACGGTCATCAAGGATGGCTTCCATGGTGACAGCAGCCGGATGTTCTTCGTGGGCAAGAGTACGGTGCAGGGCGAGCGGGTCGTACGTGCTTCCTATGAAGGGCTCTGGAAGGGCATCGCGCAGGCCAGGCCGGGTAACCGCCTCGGCGATATCGGCCATGCCATCCAGACTTTTGTCGAGGCCCAGGATCTCAGTATCGTGCGTGAATACTGCGGCCATGGCATTGGTCGCGTCTTTCATGAAGATCCGCAGGTACTGCACTACGGTGAGCCGAACACCGGGCTCGAACTGCGCCCGGGGCAGACATTCACCATCGAACCGATGGTGAATATAGGCAAACGGCATGTCAGGCTGCTGCCAGATGGCTGGACGGTAGTCACGCGCGATCATTCACTGTCCGCCCAGTGGGAGCACACAATCCTGATCACTGACAACGGGTGCGAAGTCCTGACTCTCGGCGCCAACGAGCAGCGATGAACGAATCCGCCACCCTGCCCATTGTCCTGACTGACGAGGCCCGGGAACTGGCCGCGAGCATCCTTAGCGCTGACGGCAGCGCCATCGACTGGACAAAGGTGTCCACCCTGCCCTGTCAGCCGGACAAGAACCCGGACACCCTGTTGCTGCAGCTCCGCCATATCCTTGCCTGCGGCAGCGCCGCACTCAAACAGCGCTTCCTGGCCGGTGAAAATACCGGGCAACTCATCGCCGACCGGGCCAGGCTTGTCGATCTCGTCATCTGCAGCGCCTGGCGAGGCAGTACAGGTAGCGACCATGCCGGTTGCGCACTTGTGGCAGTCGGCGGTTACGGTCGGGGAGAACTGCACCCCTGCTCGGACGTCGACCTGCTGGTACTCATGCCGCCAGAAACGGCGGGTCCGGTCCGTGATGGCTTGTCAACATTCCTGACCCTGCTTTGGGATGCGGGCATCGAGATCCGGCACAGTGTGCGCAACGCCCAGCAGTGCCGACAGGACGCTGAACACGATCTCACCGTCCTCACGACGCTGATGGAATCCCGCCTGCTGCTTGGGCCGGAAAAACTGTTACAGAGCATGCGGGCCGCTATCTCACCGGAAAACATCTGGTCATCGCGCGATTTTTTCGAAGGCAAACTGCGGGAACAGCAGGCCCGCCATCACCGCTATGACGACACCGTCCATAACCTGGAACCGGATGTCAAAGGCAGTCCGGGCGGATTACGCGACATCCACACGATCGCCTGGATCGCACGCCGTGAGTTCGGCAGTGAAAATCTCGAAGACCTGGTCAGGCGCGGTTTTCTCAGTGCTCCAGAGCTTCGCCTTCTCCTTCAGGGCCGGGAGTTTCTCTGGCGCATCCGTTTCGCCT encodes the following:
- the map gene encoding type I methionyl aminopeptidase; the protein is MAISIKTPAEQDAMRLAGRLTADVLDMIGPYVQPGVSTDEIDRICHDFIVNVQHAIPAPLNYRGFPKSICTSVNHVVCHGIPGDRVLKSGDIVNVDITVIKDGFHGDSSRMFFVGKSTVQGERVVRASYEGLWKGIAQARPGNRLGDIGHAIQTFVEAQDLSIVREYCGHGIGRVFHEDPQVLHYGEPNTGLELRPGQTFTIEPMVNIGKRHVRLLPDGWTVVTRDHSLSAQWEHTILITDNGCEVLTLGANEQR